A single Candidatus Rubidus massiliensis DNA region contains:
- the nudF_2 gene encoding ADP-ribose pyrophosphatase, whose amino-acid sequence MAIFMSQMSFEANASLQFSGKKFKVYTKEAKDQNGKIHQTQAVIHPGAVVILPFLNNHEILLIKNYRAILGEFLWELPAGTRESGEESLQTAKRELMEETGYKADIMQPLLSFYSTPGFSNEWLDCFIAKNLKFVGQNLDETEEITVVSTPLTQAYDMIKKGIIKDAKTIAALLTYRYTQEEKCVENVTGR is encoded by the coding sequence ATGGCTATTTTCATGTCTCAAATGTCTTTCGAAGCAAATGCCTCCTTACAATTTTCTGGAAAGAAATTTAAAGTTTACACTAAGGAAGCCAAAGATCAAAATGGAAAAATTCATCAAACCCAAGCAGTGATTCATCCAGGAGCTGTTGTCATTCTCCCCTTTTTAAACAATCATGAAATCCTTCTTATAAAAAACTACCGTGCAATTTTAGGTGAATTTTTATGGGAATTACCCGCCGGCACTCGGGAGTCCGGGGAAGAATCGTTGCAAACAGCTAAAAGGGAATTAATGGAAGAAACTGGTTATAAAGCAGATATCATGCAACCGCTTCTTAGCTTTTACTCAACCCCTGGTTTTTCAAATGAATGGCTTGACTGCTTTATAGCAAAAAATTTAAAATTTGTTGGTCAAAATTTAGATGAAACCGAAGAAATAACAGTTGTAAGCACGCCATTAACGCAAGCCTACGATATGATAAAAAAAGGTATCATCAAAGACGCTAAAACAATCGCAGCCCTATTAACTTATCGATATACTCAAGAGGAAAAATGTGTGGAGAATGTAACTGGCCGCTAG
- a CDS encoding ubiquinone/menaquinone biosynthesis methyltransferase, producing the protein MLKKNNLKKIDNMKKKVQTSWENVNKWYKKIVGNEGHYYHQQVILPNIAPILSKHKAILDLACGTGILGRAISKEKIYQGFDISPSFIKEAIRLDPHKNHVYTIADVSKDLHLKSEFTLATIILALQNIENAKGVLQNCAKGLKNECQLLLVLNHPYYRIPRQSSWGIDEGKKIQYRRVDRYMESMAIPIEMHPGQKEKTQTFSFHHPLSLYTKWLKETGFVIEEIEEWVSDKESTGKNAKMENRARQEIPLFMCIKAIKIKG; encoded by the coding sequence ATGCTTAAAAAAAACAATTTAAAAAAAATAGATAATATGAAAAAAAAAGTGCAAACTTCTTGGGAAAATGTTAACAAATGGTACAAAAAAATTGTTGGAAATGAAGGGCATTATTATCACCAGCAGGTTATTCTGCCAAATATAGCCCCTATTCTTTCTAAACATAAAGCCATTTTAGATCTAGCTTGTGGAACCGGAATTTTAGGAAGAGCTATTTCTAAAGAAAAAATCTATCAAGGCTTCGACATCTCCCCCTCTTTCATTAAAGAAGCTATTCGATTAGATCCTCATAAAAATCATGTGTATACAATAGCTGATGTTTCTAAAGATCTTCATTTAAAATCAGAATTTACTTTAGCCACTATTATTTTAGCCTTGCAGAACATTGAAAACGCAAAAGGTGTTTTGCAAAATTGCGCCAAGGGTTTAAAAAACGAGTGTCAGTTACTGCTAGTCTTAAACCACCCTTATTATAGAATTCCAAGGCAATCGAGTTGGGGAATCGATGAGGGAAAAAAAATTCAATACCGCCGCGTAGATCGCTATATGGAATCTATGGCTATACCAATAGAAATGCATCCTGGGCAAAAAGAAAAAACACAAACATTTTCTTTTCACCACCCCTTATCCCTTTATACTAAATGGTTAAAAGAAACTGGATTTGTCATAGAAGAGATAGAAGAATGGGTTTCAGATAAAGAAAGTACGGGAAAAAATGCAAAAATGGAAAACCGGGCAAGACAAGAAATTCCATTATTTATGTGTATAAAAGCTATAAAAATAAAAGGCTAA
- a CDS encoding HRD ubiquitin ligase complex, ER membrane component: MNNIGESHTCCICLDEIEKSSKQLQCAHKFHKICIDGWFKRQEQANDSPSCPLCKDVQAINPSSLLTNEELSKQKLKLLTVAVFTAISAPLALQSEQPVLSLIIVTVLMIVSFVNLKLDILTDKKNSFV; encoded by the coding sequence ATGAATAACATTGGGGAAAGTCATACTTGTTGTATTTGCTTAGATGAAATCGAAAAGAGCAGTAAACAACTACAATGTGCTCACAAATTTCATAAAATTTGTATAGATGGCTGGTTTAAAAGACAGGAACAGGCCAATGATTCCCCTTCTTGTCCTCTTTGTAAAGATGTGCAAGCAATTAACCCATCCAGTTTGTTGACAAACGAAGAGTTAAGTAAGCAAAAATTAAAACTTTTGACTGTTGCCGTTTTTACGGCTATTAGCGCTCCTTTAGCATTACAATCTGAACAACCGGTCCTTAGCTTAATTATTGTTACCGTTTTGATGATTGTCTCTTTCGTAAACTTGAAATTAGATATTCTTACGGACAAAAAAAATTCATTTGTATAG